In Desulfovulcanus ferrireducens, the DNA window CCCCCATTGCATTCTGGGCATCACGGTGGAGCAGGTCAAACAGGCCGTGGCCGAGCAGCTTGCCCGCCAGGGTGTTAAACCGTGCGTCAAAGCGTTAAACCCAAAGTTTACTACCCACAATTCGCCATGACTATGCGCTGCCCAACCCTTAAAGAACTTCCTTCACCCCCGCCAGGCAAAACCGGCTGGCCGTGGACGGAAGAAAGTTCGCAATTGCCAGATACAATGCCCGATGGCCGACTTTGGCCAAAGGTGAGTATTGTCACTCCAACTTTTAGTCAGGGTCAATTCCTTGAGGAAACGATTCGTTCCGTGCTTCTCCAGGGCTATCCAAACCTGGAATACATTATCATTGACGGCAGCAGTAGCGATAACTCTGTCGAGATCATTGAGAAGTACGACAGGTATCTGGCCTACTGGGTGAGCGAATCTGACAGGGGGCAGGGCCATGCAATAAGCAAAGGAATGCACCGGTTCAATGGTCAGATTGAAGCGTGGTTAAACTCCGATGACCGATATTTACCTGGATGCCTGCACCGCGTAGCGGCCAAGTTTGCGGCAAGACACGATTTCATTTATGGGAACCGCGTAGTATGGAATTCTGATGGAAAGGTCATTGGTCTTGAACGCCTCCCGAGATTCCATCCATATGCGTATGTGATTTACACTCAGCGGTCTCTCTTCCAGGAAGCCTGTTTTTGGAGTAAAAACCTGCGGCAATTAGTTGGATGGATTAACAAAGACCTGCGCTATAACCTAGACACGGATTGGTTTCGTCGACTTACGGAAAAATGTTCTAGACCATGCCATATCCCTGAATATATCGCGGGTTGCATAGAGCATGAGGGCAGGAAATCTGTGGAATGTGACGCTACAGGCAGGGCATTAAACCATGAAGAAGGAGAAAACCTCCTAAAGGAGTTTCTCAGAGAAAGAGGAATCTCACGGCTTCGTCATCTAGCTGGCTGGATTTGGTACGTGCCCTTGATGAGAATACAAATTGGGCAGTTTCCGTTGTCTTTCCCGAGGATAGAGACGATCAAAAAAATTATAATGGACCCCAAAATTTGAATCAGTAGTTATAAGCAAAAAAACTCATGTTATTTTAAGCCTGACCAAGGGGCGACAAAGGGCACAGGGTTTATCCTTACCTGTTGAGGTATACGATTTCATTTATGGGAACCGCGTAGTATGGATTTCTGATGGAAAGGTCGTTGGTCTTGAACTCCTACCGAGATTCCACCCGTATGAGAAAATTTAGGTGTGTAACGTGAATGACCACAAGCCTAATCAAGATATAAATGAGATAAAGCGGATTTATTCTAATAGCGGCAATTTACCGCTTGTAAAGCTTCTTGATGACAATTCTGCAAGCATACTAGATGTAGGGTGTGGAGCTGGTGATAATGCCGCACTGATAAAAGCATACCATCCTAATTGTAAAATATTTGGGATAACTCACTCGCTGCTAGAGGCAAGGTTGGCACTGGCCCATTTGGAACATTGCTGGGTGTTCGATATTGAAAAAATAGTCCCAGATGATTTGG includes these proteins:
- a CDS encoding glycosyltransferase family 2 protein, coding for MRQSVKPKVYYPQFAMTMRCPTLKELPSPPPGKTGWPWTEESSQLPDTMPDGRLWPKVSIVTPTFSQGQFLEETIRSVLLQGYPNLEYIIIDGSSSDNSVEIIEKYDRYLAYWVSESDRGQGHAISKGMHRFNGQIEAWLNSDDRYLPGCLHRVAAKFAARHDFIYGNRVVWNSDGKVIGLERLPRFHPYAYVIYTQRSLFQEACFWSKNLRQLVGWINKDLRYNLDTDWFRRLTEKCSRPCHIPEYIAGCIEHEGRKSVECDATGRALNHEEGENLLKEFLRERGISRLRHLAGWIWYVPLMRIQIGQFPLSFPRIETIKKIIMDPKI